From a single Kryptolebias marmoratus isolate JLee-2015 linkage group LG17, ASM164957v2, whole genome shotgun sequence genomic region:
- the dnah9 gene encoding dynein heavy chain 9, axonemal yields the protein MDEPLAAEDQRLGLIVDLALRALKLKQDRWQRCVSNEDSVQVLQDFLDRSDQRTLVVSVDSAGLPEPAASFSGSSKHKSVYFIKKDKATLSPESMKDSLVYGDMSHAPLDQLSALVQEVVAPLLSNSKNHATWPQVVSQDIRNHIHSLKTSVFIVSGRARGKTLLPLPAGSQRVGRAAPETDNRYRVDKNIIHSLESTVIEWSHQIRVVLNKDSYEAVLTGKHPTPQTELLFWKNRSADLESIQSQLNSSKVKNMSVLLEAAESSYSPAFQSMQRDVVAALEEAKDIWMYLTPMQHLFDDMENMEFPDVKGQIKPLMHTVCLVWANSKHYNTPARLIVLLQTTCNLLIQQARAYLVPEEVLRGDILESLLKVQLSLEVLELFRSTYEDRKANLRQYQKNGTLITPWDFSPLLVFFRFDQFICRVKTVKDILSTALDLLKLEKLEMGGVRGRALNLQVQLLHQEFSGTYKHLTEKPYDCLDISNMEFEEDVKEFKLKVDDAERRLGAVFCQAFDDASELEHTFKVVDMFGSLLERPLVAADAQSRFPSLLSMFDQELDHCKVLFNKHMGTIDELGSAPVHKNMPAVAGGLKWAHELQQRIQTPFSKLRHLSYL from the exons ATGGACGAGCCACTTGCTGCTGAGGACCAAAGGCTGGGTCTCATTGTGGACCTGGCGCTGAGAGCTCTGAAGCTGAAGCAGGACAGATGGCAGAGATGTGTGTCCAACGAGGACAGCGTGCAAGTGCTGCAGGACTTCCTGGACCGGTCAGATCAGAGGACTCTGGTGGTGTCTGTTGACTCGGCCGGACTACCGGAGCCTGCAGCCTCCTTCTCTGGTAGCTCCAAACACAAGTCAGTgtactttataaaaaaagacaaagctaCGCTGAGTCCAGAGTCCATGAAGGACAGCCTGGTCTACGGAGACATGTCTCACGCTCCACTGGACCAGTTGTCTGCTCTGGTTCAGGAG GTGGTGGCCCCTCTGCTCTCCAACAGTAAGAACCATGCCACATGGCCGCAGGTTGTGTCCCAGGACATCAGGAACCACATCCACTCCCTGAAGACCAGTGTGTTTATTGTGTCAGGACGAGCCCGAGGCAAAACACTGCTTCCCCTCCCGGCAGGTTCCCAGAGAGTAGGCCGAGCTGCCCCGGAGACAGACAACAGGTA CAGGGTCGACAAGAACATCATCCACTCCTTGGAGTCCACAGTGATTGAGTGGAGCCATCAGATCCGCGTGGTCCTCAACAAAGACTCCTATGAGGCTGTGCTGACAGGAAAACATCCCACTCCTCAGACTGAGCTGCTCTTCTGGAAGAATAG ATCTGCAGATTTGGAGTCCATCCAGTCTCAGTTAAACTCCTCCAAAGTGAAAAACATGTCTGTGTTATTGGAGGCTGCAGAAAGCAGCTACTCTCCTGCTTTTCAGAGCATGCAACGGGATGTTGTTGCAG CTTTGGAGGAGGCTAAGGACATTTGGATGTACCTGACCCCCATGCAGCATCTGTTTGACGACATGGAGAACATGGAGTTTCCTGATGTCAAAGGTCAAATTAAACCATTAATGCACACTGTGTGCCTCGTGTGGGCCAACTCCAAACACTACAACACCCCAGCACGCCTCattgttctgctgcagacaaCATGCAACCTCCTCATACAACAG GCCCGGGCTTATCTGGTTCCAGAGGAAGTTCTGAGAGGAGATATTTTAGAGAGTCTCCTCAAGGTCCAGTTAAGTCTGGAGGTCCTGGAGCTCTTCAGGAGCACTTACGAAGATCGTAAGGCCAATTTGAGACAGTATCAGAAAAACGGGACCTTGATTACGCCTTGGGATTTTTCTCCGCTCTTGGTTTTCTTTAGGTTTGATCAGTTTATCTGCAGAGTCAAAACTGTTAAG GACATCCTGTCAACAGCGTTGGACCTGCTGAAACTCGAGAAACTGGAGATGGGAGGCGTTCGAGGCCGAGCCCTGAACCTGCAGGTCCAGCTTCTTCACCAAGAGTTCTCGGGCACTTACAAACACCTCACAGAGAAGCCTTATGACTGCTTGGACATCAGCAACATG GAGTTTGAAGAAGATGTGAAGGAGTTTAAACTGAAGGTGGATGACGCAGAGCGGCGACTGGGAGCTGTGTTCTGTCAGGCTTTTGATGACGCCTCAGAACTGGAGCACACCTTCAAG GTTGTGGATATGTTTGGCAGCCTATTGGAGCGCCCACTAGTCGCCGCAGACGCTCAGAGCAGATTCCCTTCTCTTTTGTCCATGTTTGACCAAGAACTGGACCACTGTAAAGTCCTGTTCAACAAACATATGGGAACTATAGATGAGCTGG GCTCAGCACCAGTCCATAAGAACATGCCTGCAGTAGCTGGGGGGCTGAAATGGGCCCATGAGCTGCAGCAGCGCATCCAGACCCCCTTCTCCAAACTCAGACACCTCTCCTACCTGTGA